In a single window of the Streptacidiphilus sp. P02-A3a genome:
- a CDS encoding DUF6059 family protein produces the protein MLPRLRKSARGALRCLWEGLKLYGMMEIGGPDSLPPLPVKPGDPGPFHPERVRSDIPLNRREREIARQLRDLT, from the coding sequence GTGCTCCCTCGACTCAGGAAATCGGCACGGGGTGCGCTCCGCTGTCTGTGGGAGGGTCTGAAGCTGTACGGAATGATGGAGATCGGCGGTCCCGATTCCCTTCCGCCATTACCGGTGAAGCCGGGGGATCCCGGTCCGTTCCATCCGGAGCGGGTTCGCTCGGACATTCCGCTGAACCGGCGGGAACGTGAGATCGCGCGACAGTTGCGCGATCTCACGTGA
- a CDS encoding acyl carrier protein encodes MAEQITVDDLRAILISCLGDDVEALHGDISDHTLDELGCDSLALLETVTKLELQHDAVLGEEEVTVASTLGQVLRLANERLRASA; translated from the coding sequence ATGGCTGAACAGATCACGGTCGACGACCTGCGCGCGATCCTCATCTCCTGCCTCGGTGACGACGTCGAGGCACTGCACGGCGACATCTCCGACCACACCCTGGACGAACTCGGCTGCGACTCGCTCGCCCTCCTGGAGACGGTGACCAAGTTGGAGTTGCAACACGACGCGGTCCTCGGCGAGGAGGAGGTCACGGTGGCGTCCACCTTGGGGCAGGTACTGAGACTGGCGAACGAGCGGCTGCGGGCGTCGGCCTAG
- a CDS encoding aldo/keto reductase codes for MEYRQLGGSGLRVSVLALGTMTFGGRGVFAKVGNTDLPDATRLVDLALDAGVNLVDTADSYSGGLSEEIVGQALKGRRDRVLVATKARMPTGGGPNDAGLSRHHLVRACEASLRRLDTDHIDLYQMHAWDGLTPLEETLSALDDLVRAGKVRYVGCSNFSGWHLMKALATAERTGATRFVSQQIHYSLQAREAEYELVPAAVDQRLGVLAWSPLAGGLLTGKYRRGAEDPEGARHLNDWNEPPVRDADRLHDIVDVLVELAQARGVPAARVALAWLLSRPAVTSLVIGARSEAQLVANLGAADLALSEAERARLDAVSAPPLLYPYWHQAKIAADRLGPADLTLLGRYVRR; via the coding sequence ATGGAATATCGACAGCTCGGCGGATCCGGTCTGCGGGTGTCCGTACTCGCCCTGGGTACGATGACCTTCGGCGGACGCGGTGTCTTCGCAAAAGTAGGGAATACCGATCTCCCGGACGCGACCCGGTTGGTCGACCTCGCCCTGGACGCCGGGGTCAATTTGGTCGACACGGCCGACTCCTATTCCGGCGGCCTCTCCGAGGAGATCGTCGGCCAGGCGCTCAAGGGGCGCCGGGACCGCGTGCTGGTCGCCACCAAGGCGAGGATGCCCACCGGCGGTGGACCGAACGACGCCGGTCTCTCCCGGCACCACCTCGTGCGCGCCTGCGAGGCCAGCCTGCGCCGCCTCGACACCGACCACATAGACCTCTACCAGATGCACGCATGGGACGGCCTCACTCCGCTGGAGGAGACCCTCTCCGCGCTGGACGACCTGGTCCGGGCCGGCAAGGTGCGCTACGTCGGCTGCTCCAACTTCTCCGGCTGGCACCTGATGAAGGCGCTGGCGACCGCCGAACGGACCGGTGCCACGCGCTTCGTCTCGCAGCAGATCCACTACTCGTTGCAGGCCAGGGAAGCCGAGTACGAGTTGGTCCCGGCCGCCGTCGACCAGCGCCTCGGGGTGCTGGCCTGGAGCCCGTTGGCCGGTGGGCTGCTGACCGGCAAGTACCGGCGCGGTGCCGAGGACCCCGAGGGCGCCCGGCACCTGAACGACTGGAACGAGCCGCCGGTTCGCGACGCCGACCGGCTGCACGACATCGTCGACGTCCTGGTCGAACTGGCGCAGGCACGAGGGGTGCCCGCGGCGCGGGTCGCGCTGGCCTGGCTGTTGTCCAGACCGGCCGTGACCTCGCTGGTGATCGGGGCCCGGAGCGAGGCGCAGCTGGTCGCGAACCTCGGTGCGGCCGACCTGGCCCTGTCCGAGGCCGAGCGGGCGCGACTGGACGCGGTGAGCGCGCCGCCGCTGCTCTATCCCTACTGGCACCAGGCGAAGATCGCCGCCGACCGGCTCGGTCCGGCCGATCTGACCCT
- a CDS encoding AfsR/SARP family transcriptional regulator encodes MRIDLLGPFEMIHESASTEGRASVVITATKLRQLLALLAVNADSTVSVERIIDELWPDGPPNTVKTIVQTYIHQLRKLFGRSFASPIGTDLLVTRPEGYVLAVPRNNVDVFRFQCLLDRSRDELRRGGARRATELLREALELWRGPIATDVTSGPALHGLSVYLEELRLEAVSLRIEADLADNRHREIIGELRSLIATHRLHEAFYVKLMDALQRSGRRGEALTVYRELRRILDDELGLKPSPEARQLQHEILVNQ; translated from the coding sequence GTGCGGATCGACCTGCTGGGGCCGTTCGAAATGATCCACGAGAGCGCGAGCACGGAGGGTCGTGCATCGGTCGTGATTACCGCCACCAAACTTCGTCAGCTACTCGCGCTACTGGCCGTGAACGCCGATTCGACGGTGAGCGTGGAACGCATCATCGACGAACTGTGGCCGGACGGCCCGCCCAACACCGTGAAGACCATCGTGCAGACCTACATCCACCAACTGCGCAAGCTCTTCGGGCGGAGCTTCGCTTCCCCGATCGGCACGGACTTACTCGTCACCCGCCCGGAGGGTTACGTACTGGCGGTTCCGCGGAACAACGTCGACGTCTTCCGGTTCCAGTGTCTACTGGACCGCAGCCGCGACGAACTGCGGCGCGGAGGTGCCCGTCGGGCAACCGAACTGCTGCGTGAGGCACTGGAGCTGTGGCGCGGCCCGATCGCCACCGACGTCACTTCGGGCCCGGCTCTGCACGGACTCTCCGTCTATCTGGAGGAGCTGCGGTTGGAGGCGGTCTCGCTGCGCATCGAGGCGGACCTGGCGGACAACCGGCACCGGGAGATCATCGGTGAGCTGCGGTCCCTCATCGCCACCCATCGCCTGCACGAGGCCTTCTACGTCAAGCTCATGGACGCCCTGCAACGGTCGGGCCGACGGGGCGAGGCGCTCACCGTGTACCGGGAGCTGCGCCGGATACTCGACGACGAGCTCGGACTCAAGCCCTCCCCCGAGGCAAGGCAGCTCCAGCACGAGATCCTGGTCAATCAGTGA
- a CDS encoding ketosynthase chain-length factor, with the protein MSVITGLGVVAPNGYGVEEYWESTLTGRSGIVPLDRFDTSGWPARLAGLVDGVDPAKHLPSRLVVQTDVSTRLALIAAQGALDDAGVETASMTDYDLGVVTANASGGFEFTHREFQKLWRQGPQHVSVYESFAWFYAVNTGQISIRHTMRGPSVALVAEEAGGLDALGQARRTVRTGVPLVICGGVDSALDPWGWAAHLSSGRVSTDPDPTTAYRPFDARASGYVPGEGGALCVLEDADSARARGARVYGEIAGHASTFDPAPGSGRGTTLGRAVELALADARLPASAVDVVFADAAGLPNLDRDEARVLRELFGARGVPVTAPKALTGRLFSGGGVLDVVAALMSIKHDIIPPTFGSRTVPDTYDLDLVVGEPRPARVDTALVLARGRWGFNSALVIRNAQKES; encoded by the coding sequence ATGAGCGTCATCACGGGCCTGGGCGTCGTGGCGCCGAACGGCTACGGCGTCGAGGAGTACTGGGAGTCGACCCTGACCGGACGCAGCGGCATCGTCCCGCTCGACCGGTTCGACACGAGCGGCTGGCCCGCGCGGCTGGCCGGGTTGGTGGACGGGGTGGACCCGGCGAAGCACCTGCCCAGTCGGCTCGTGGTCCAGACCGACGTGTCCACCCGCCTCGCGTTGATCGCCGCTCAGGGCGCACTGGACGACGCCGGGGTGGAGACCGCGTCCATGACCGACTACGACCTGGGCGTGGTCACTGCCAACGCCTCCGGCGGGTTCGAGTTCACCCACCGCGAGTTCCAGAAGCTGTGGCGGCAGGGCCCGCAACACGTCAGTGTCTACGAGTCCTTCGCCTGGTTCTACGCGGTGAACACCGGCCAGATCTCGATCCGGCACACCATGCGCGGCCCCTCGGTGGCCTTGGTCGCGGAGGAGGCCGGGGGCCTGGACGCGCTCGGTCAGGCCCGCCGTACAGTGCGGACCGGCGTGCCGTTGGTGATCTGCGGCGGGGTCGACTCGGCCCTCGACCCGTGGGGTTGGGCCGCGCACCTGTCCAGTGGCCGGGTCAGCACCGACCCGGACCCGACCACCGCCTACCGGCCCTTCGACGCCCGGGCGTCCGGCTACGTGCCGGGCGAGGGCGGTGCGCTCTGTGTCCTGGAGGACGCCGACTCCGCCCGGGCCCGCGGCGCCCGCGTCTACGGCGAGATCGCCGGCCATGCCTCCACCTTCGACCCGGCGCCCGGCAGCGGACGCGGCACCACCCTCGGGCGAGCGGTGGAACTCGCCCTGGCCGACGCGAGGCTCCCGGCGAGCGCGGTGGACGTGGTCTTCGCCGATGCCGCCGGCCTGCCGAACCTTGACCGGGACGAGGCCCGGGTGCTGCGCGAGCTCTTCGGCGCACGCGGCGTCCCGGTGACCGCGCCCAAGGCGCTGACCGGTCGGCTCTTCTCCGGCGGCGGAGTGCTGGACGTGGTGGCGGCGCTGATGAGCATCAAGCACGACATCATCCCACCGACCTTCGGCTCCCGCACGGTCCCGGACACGTACGACCTCGACCTGGTGGTCGGCGAGCCGCGTCCGGCCCGGGTGGACACCGCTCTGGTGCTGGCCCGAGGCCGGTGGGGGTTCAACTCCGCCCTTGTCATCCGCAACGCCCAGAAGGAGAGCTGA